In one window of Helianthus annuus cultivar XRQ/B chromosome 17, HanXRQr2.0-SUNRISE, whole genome shotgun sequence DNA:
- the LOC110938124 gene encoding uncharacterized protein LOC110938124 — protein sequence MMKATALIKMRMMVVCRLSSDRRNDDGSDDATLPSTSSDGFSWWFVVVMSTAVMVVAVVKLFRVNLVHSFHELIWFRFGFESTGQRQSNMVKGRICSSSGLGSRCGIESTQPNGSAGSTRSEPSQLGST from the exons ATGATGAAGGCGACTGCGTTGATAAAGATGAGGATGATGGTGGTTTGTCGTCTCTCGTCTGACCGGCGCAACGACGATGGTTCTGACGACGCGACTCTACCTTCAACAAGCTCCG ATGGATTTTCGTGGTGGTTCGTGGTGGTGATGTCTACGGCGGTGATGGTGGTGGCTGTTGTCAAGTTATTTAGGGTCAACTTGGTTCACTCGTTTCATGAACTGATTTGGTTCCGGTTCGGGTTCGAGTCAACGGGTCAAAGGCAGTCAAACATGGTCAAGGGCAGAATTTGTTCAAGTTCGGGTCTTGGTTCGAGATGCGGGATCGAGTCAACTCAGCCAAACGGGTCAGCCGGGTCAACTCGGTCagaaccgagtcaactcgggtcaacataA